A single Salmo salar chromosome ssa19, Ssal_v3.1, whole genome shotgun sequence DNA region contains:
- the dcun1d3 gene encoding DCN1-like protein 3, with protein sequence MGQCVTKCKNPSSSLGSKSGDKEQGSKSHHKKGGGGGHKEEPGTVCSKASSEHMFNGTKTAMEVTVETTVIPASAMLGDLRKEDRSVADREGPSLLRIEDLFCCYKDPHEDAILEEGMERFCNDLCVDPAEFRVLVLAWKFQAATMCKFTRKEFVDGCRAIQADSLEGICTRFTCMLLEAQGEESFKDLYRFTFQFGLDAEEGQRSLQRDIAIALWRLVFTQDMPAILEHWLDFLGENPSGVRGISRDTWNMFLNFTQAIGPDLSNYSEDEAWPSLFDTFVEWEMERRKKEVQEEQLKRAEEERGCTETEGSPSSTGGLETESGWGSQTWVGH encoded by the exons atgggccAGTGCGTCACCAAGTGTAAGAACCCATCGTCCTCGCTCGGCAGCAAGAGTGGCGACAAGGAGCAGGGGTCCAAGTCCCACCACAAGAAAGGCGGGGGAGGAGGGCACAAAGAGGAACCTGGCACTGTGTGCAGCAAGGCCTCCAGCGAGCACATGTTCAACGGCACCAAGACCGCCATGGAGGTTACCGTGGAGACCACGGTGATCCCTGCATCGGCCATGTTGGGGGACCTGAGGAAGGAGGACCGCTCGGTGGCGGATAGGGAGGGGCCGTCCTTGCTGCGCATCGAGGACCTCTTCTGTTGCTACAAGGACCCGCATGAGGATGCCATCTTGGAGGAGGGCATGGAGAGGTTCTGCAATGACCTGTGCGTGGACCCCGCCGAGTTCCGCGTGCTGGTCCTCGCCTGGAAGTTCCAGGCGGCCACCATGTGCAAGTTTACAAG GAAGGAGTTTGTGGACGGATGCAGGGCGATCCAGGCGGACAGTCTGGAGGGTATCTGCACCCGGTTCACCTGCATGCTGCTGGAGGCGCAGGGCGAGGAGAGCTTCAAGGACCTGTACCGCTTCACCTTCCAGTTCGGCCTGGATGCCGAGGAGGGCCAGCGCTCGCTTCAGCGCGACATCGCCATCGCTCTGTGGCGCCTGGTCTTCACGCAGGACATGCCGGCTATCCTTGAGCACTGGCTGGACTTCCTCGGCGAGAACCCGTCGGGCGTGCGGGGCATCTCGCGGGACACCTGGAACATGTTCCTCAACTTCACACAGGCCATTGGGCCTGACCTGAGCAACTACAGCGAGGACGAGGCCTGGCCCAGCCTCTTCGACACCTTCGTGGAGTGGGAGATGGAGCGCAGGAAAAAGGAGGTGCAGGAGGAGCAGTTGAagagggcagaggaggagaggggatgcaCTGAGACCGAGGGCTCTCCCTCCAGCACAGGCGGACTTGAAACAGAGAGCGGATGGGGCTCACAGACCTGGGTGGGCCACTGA